In one window of Juglans regia cultivar Chandler chromosome 3, Walnut 2.0, whole genome shotgun sequence DNA:
- the LOC118348006 gene encoding uncharacterized protein LOC118348006 — MDVGNGSDDEPQVEANNASEAASSGNQPPSHDDYEAWRRVGASSSNQPPVWDEYLRRRMRDDSNWDNMFMLTLAAAEESALPAFKRMPEHNIGLRGRDYIIAILNGHPNNCWKLFRMEIYAFEALCNTLRANEYLTATREVSVEEALAMFAYTVAHAEVQRVTADRFQHSTETVNRHVYAVMIALCNIAPDVIAATHTTGVAPYIQGNPKHYPWFEKCIGAIDGTYIDACVPAEATNAYLSRHQQVSQNVLAACDFDMKFTFIYAGWEGTAHDARLFMDALSRPGIDFPLPPEGYYYLVDSAFPCTLGFMPPYPRVRYHRSDRHSNSSFSGYQDYFNYRHSSLRNVIERTFGVLKKRYRILKSMNPYKVTRQRYIVIACCVMHNIIRSITPNDKIWHKFKNSNLAKGQTVEDNPDHSTHMPDMSSASAQAMAATRDSIAINMWAHRTAH; from the exons ATGGATGTTGGGAATGGGTCAGATGATGAGCCGCAAGTAGAGGCAAATAATGCCTCTGAGGCTGCCTCAAGTGGTAACCAGCCTCCAAGCCATGATGATTACGAAGCTTGGAGGAGAGTAGGAGCATCTAGTAGTAACCAGCCTCCAGTGTGGGACGAATACCTACGTAGGAGGATGCGTGATGATTCGAATTGGGATAACATGTTTATGCTTACACTCGCAGCAGCAGAGGAAAGCGCATTGCCAGCCTTTAAGCGAATGCCAGAACACAATATCGGCTTACGTGGACGAGACTATATAATTGCAATTCTCAATGGACATCCGAATAACTGTTGGAAATTATTTCGGATGGAGATATACGCATTTGAAGCGTTATGCAATACATTGCGGGCCAATGAATATTTAACAGCAACAAGAGAGGTTTCTGTGGAGGAAGCTTTGGCAATGTTTGCATACACGGTCGCACATGCCGAAGTTCAACGTGTCACAGCCGATCGGTTTCAACACTCTACTGAAACAGTTAATCGGCATGTGTATGCAGTGATGATTGCTCTATGTAATATTGCTCCTGATGTAATTGCAGCTACACATACTACTGGGGTAGCACCATATATTCAAGGCAATCCAAAACATTATCCATGGTTTGAG AAATGTATTGGTGCAATTGACGGTACTTATATCGATGCATGTGTGCCTGCCGAGGCAACTAACGCGTATCTGTCTCGTCATCAACAAGTTAGCCAAAATGTGTTGGCAGCCTGTGATTTCGACATGAAATTCACATTTATATACGCTGGCTGGGAAGGCACTGCCCATGATGCACGCCTATTTATGGATGCATTGAGTCGTCCAGGGATCGATTTCCCATTGCCTCCTGAGG GTTATTATTACTTGGTTGATTCCGCCTTCCCGTGCACACTGGGATTTATGCCCCCGTACCCCAGGGTGCGGTATCATAGGTCTGACCGGCATAGCAATAGCTCATTCTCGGGATatcaagattattttaattatcgaCATTCTTCCCTCCGGAATGTGATTGAGCGTACATTCGGTGTGCTAAAAAAAAGATATCGAATTTTGAAATCAATGAACCCATACAAGGTGACACGACAACGGTATATTGTCATTGCATGTTGTGTTATGCATAACATTATTCGATCAATTACACCAAATGATAAGATATggcataaatttaaaaattcgaATCTTGCTAAAGGACAAACTGTTGAGGATAACCCGGACCATTCAACACATATGCCTGACATGTCATCTGCCTCAGCACAAGCCATGGCTGCTACCAGGGACTCTATCGCAATAAATATGTGGGCACATAGGACGGCCCATTGA